In Penicillium oxalicum strain HP7-1 chromosome I, whole genome shotgun sequence, a single window of DNA contains:
- a CDS encoding Protein VAC14 has protein sequence MDHSIQRLLNDKLYDKRKQGALELEKIVRDAVFKGDAERIGKIVEQLCHDYAYAVHQPHARNGGLIGLAAASIALGSEGVAQYLREIVPPVLACFTDQDARVRYYACESMYNIAKVAKGEVLLYFNEIFDALSKLASDSELSVKNGAELLDRLVKDIVAESAASYVSVLQLSEKAAAGSEEASEGDLPTAFSLAKFIPLLKERIHVIGPYTRNFLVSWLTLLDTIPDLELVTFLPEFLEGLIKFLGGPHKDVNVATQGLLERFLGEIKRITRVKKGIEKSQKIQRIRRRSTNSDTVSAKTQQSVDSAGADDGEKNDVAVDDSTASDSLYEEETMQADGDWIPGQDVEIDYPKILDILVSFVDTSFEEEMQLTALRWIDAFFEISPEDILPFVPRLLTQVLPAMSSGSDSVRQAANRVNKSLLEYIYSLSDDATEEPPPTSSKVPSAAASRESIDRKMTEMSFSDSRKATQESSRAPTPRDSIISAPSQPVDLDYASAVNSLTLQFLNENEATRVAALSWLIMLHRKAPRKVVAFNDGTFPALLKTLSDPAEAVVTKDLQLLSQISRNSEDSYFTSFMVNLLQLFSTDRHLLEVRGNLIIRQLCLNLSPERIYRTLADCLEKEEDLEFASIMVQNLNNNLITAPELSDMRKRLRNLDTRDGQMFFVALFRSWCHNAVSTFSLCLLAQAYEQAYNLLQIFAELEMTVNMLIQIDKLVQLLESPVFTYLRLQLLEPEKYPYLYKCLYGVLMLLPQSSAFAALKNRLNSVSNIGFLHGGPRSASQTTPSFDRSSGTRLKSRDDIRWTELLDKFKAVQERARRAQAAQRQSLDPTDTLQNPSLSAALSAATVDRAGDRPNLNDSSRAGLLGSIGTGMGSMTGTSGTVGSVARGAGESKPSSSASLLGSAHKHKSSLPNLGRLGIGGPSLFAPRNPSQQLSSRSLAMEGRGSQRTWALKINRTAAQQVLAMEGRGSQRTWALNNNRTAAQQVLAIPELVENILSWDAAGYKDEPREYDWAFPRSRFVRYALVNKLWFTEAMRFIWWTALSASRLSAIQTLPRHRLRVYLEYAVQMTLHNDPRPQGSSAQNKILRGLEFPSLRIVTVELRVGQRLLSLPEIRGPNVQELTLVIVPVPNKGGLALVDVRTQQRLARRLRKMFRRLRKVTIKYPFRASYVRREDVFNFFQFLEGAADVEVIPIDQ, from the exons ATGGATCACTCCATACAGCGATTACTCAACGACAAGCTCTATGACAAGAGAAAGCAAGGAGCTTTAGA GTTAGAAAAAATCGTCCGAGATGCCGTTTTCAAAGGAGATGCAGAGAGAATTGGAAAAATCGTCGAGCAGCTATGCCATGACTATGCCTACGCTGTACACCAGCCGCACGCTCGGAATGGTGGTCTGATTGGACTGGCGGCTGCTTCAATCGCGCTGGGATCA GAAGGAGTTGCTCAGTATCTGAGAGAGATCGTTCCACCGGTTCTAGCATGCTTCACCGATCAAGATGCGCGAGTCCGCTACTATGCGTGCGAGAGCATGTACAACATTGCCAAGGTCGCCAAAGGGGAAGTCCTTCTTTACTTCAATGAGATTTTTGATGCTCTATCCAAG CTTGCCTCGGATTCAGAGCTCTCTGTGAAGAATGGCGCCGAGCTTTTAGATCGGCTGGTGAAGGACATCGTGGCCGAATCGGCCGCCTCATACGTTTCCGTGCTTCAATTGTCAGAGAAAGCAGCAGCGGGCTCAGAGGAAGCAAGCGAAGGCGACTTGCCAACCGCCTTTTCGCTCGCGAAATTCATTCCACTACTGAAGGAGCGAATTCATGTCATCGGTCCCTACACTCGCAATTTCTTGGTATCCTGGTTGACATTACTCGACACCATTCCTGATCTGGAGTTGGTGACCTTCTTGCCTGAGTTTTTAGAGGGTCTGATCAAGTTTCTCGGGGGACCGCACAAGGACGTCAACGTTGCCACACAAGGTTTGTTGGAAAGATTTCTCGGTGAGATCAAAAGAATCACCCGAGTGAAGAAAGGAATCGAAAAGAGCCAAAAGATCCAGAGGATTCGCAGACGCTCTACCAATAGCGACACCGTGAGCGCCAAGACGCAGCAGTCGGTTGACAGCGCCGGGGCCGACGACGGAGAGAAAAATGATGTTGCCGTAGATGATTCTACAGCATCTGATTCACTATACGAAGAGGAAACAATGCAAGCTGATGGAGACTGGATACCTGGACAAGATGTGGAAATCGACTACCCGAAGATTCTGGACATTCTCGTCAGCTTTGTTGACACCTCTTTTG aggaggaaatgcAGCTGACAGCGCTTCGCTGGATTGATGCGTTCTTTGAGATTAGCCCTGAAGACATTCTCCCATTCGTCCCAAGATTGTTGACACAAGTTCTTCCGGCAATGTCAAGTGGTTCGGATTCCGTGCGGCAAGCCGCTAATCGCGTCAACAAGTCTTTACTGGAATACATCTATTCTTTATCGGACGACGCCACTGAGGAGCCCCCTCCAACTTCATCAAAAGTGCCTTCGGCTGCTGCCAGTCGGGAAAGCATTGACAGAAAAATGACAGAGATGTCTTTTTCTGACTCCAGAAAAGCAACCCAAGAGTCCTCCAGGGCCCCGACACCTCGTGACAGTATCATTTCAGCACCATCTCAGCCTGTCGATCTCGATTACGCCTCCGCAGTCAACTCCCTTACACTGCAGTTTTTGAACGAGAACGAAGCAACTCGCGTGGCTGCGCTCTCTTGGCTGATTATGCTCCACCGCAAGGCTCCACGCAAAGTTGTCGCATTCAATGATGGGACATTCCCCGCGTTGTTGAAGACGCTCTCTGATCCAGCAGAGGCCGTGGTGACAAAGGATCTGCAGTTACTTTCCCAAATATCGAGAAATAGCGAGGACAGCTATTTCACATCTTTCATGGTCAACTTGTTACAATTGTTCTCAACCGACAGACATTTGCTGGAAGTTCGCGGCAACCTGATCATTCGTCAATTGTGCCTGAACCTCAGTCCAGAGCGCATCTACAGGACTCTGGCTGATTGtcttgagaaggaagag GATCTCGAATTCGCCAGCATTATGGTCCAAAACCTGAACAATAACCTTATCACTGCGCCTGAATTATCAGATATGCGAAAGCGACTGAGAAATCTTGATACAAGG GATGGCCAAATGTTCTTCGTGGCCTTGTTTCGGTCCTGGTGCCACAATGCGGTCTCAACATTTTCTCTGTGTCTTCTTGCGCAGGCGTATGAGCAAGCTTACAACCTTTTGCAAATCTT TGCCGAACTCGAAATGACCGTCAACATGCTGATCCAGATCGACAAGCTGGTGCAGCTTCTTGAGTCGCCTGTATTCACAT ATCTCCGTCTTCAATTACTCGAGCCCGAGAAATATCCCTACCTATACAAATGCCTCTATGGTGTCCTTATGCTTCTCCCCCAGAGCTCCGCTTTCGCCGCCCTTAAGAACCGATTGAACAGCGTCAGCAACATTGGTTTCCTCCATGGTGGTCCCCGCAG CGCATCTCAAACCACACCGTCGTTTGACCGCTCCTCCGGAACCCGCCTTAAGAGTCGGGATGATATTCGATGGACtgagcttctcgacaagTTCAAGGCTGTCCAGGAACGAGCACGCCGCGCGCAGGCTGCACAACGGCAGTCGCTTGATCCGACCGACACCTTGCAGAATCCTTCATTGAGCGCTGCCCTGTCTGCAGCAACCGTTGACCGAGCGGGAGATCGACCCAATTTGAATGACTCGTCCCGTGCAGGCTTGCTCGGCTCTATTGGCACGGGCATGGGCTCTATGACTGGGACCTCTGGTACTGTTGGGAGTGTCGCTCGTGGAGCAGGTGAATCGAAGCCTTCAAGCTCTGCGTCGCTTCTTGGCTCTGCTCACAAGCACAAGTCCAGCTTGCCTAATTTGGGACGCCTAGGTATCGGTGGAC CCTCACTCTTCGCGCCGAGAAATCCCTCTCAGCAACTCAGTTCTCGAAGTCTCGCCATGGAAGGCCGAGGCTCACAAAGAACCTGGGCCCTCAAAATCAACAGGACGGCGGCTCAACAAGTTCTCGCCATGGAAGGCCGAGGCTCACAAAGAACCTGGGCCCTAAACAACAACAGGACGGCAGCTCAACAAGTTCTCGCCATACCAGAGCTCGTCGAAAATATCCTGTCCTGGGATGCAGCCGGCTACAAAGACGAGCCTCGCGAATATGACTGGGCATTTCCTCGAAGCCGCTTCGTACGGTATGCCCTCGTGAATAAACTCTGGTTCACAGAAGCCATGCGATTCATATGGTGGACTGCACTTTCGGCCAGCAGATTATCTGCCATACAAACTCTCCCTCGCCACCGTCTGCGAGTCTATCTGGAGTACGCCGTGCAAATGACACTCCATAACGACCCAAGACCACAGGGTAGTAGTGCGCAGAATAAGATCCTGAGGGGACTGGAATTCCCCAGTCTCAGGATCGTCACTGTGGAACTTCGCGTGGGACAGCGACTCCTCTCACTACCTGAGATTCGGGGTCCTAATGTGCAGGAACTGACACTGGTCATTGTGCCGGTGCCGAATAAGGGTGGCCTTGCTCTTGTGGATGTGAGGACGCAACAGAGACTCGCACGGCGACTGAGG AAAATGTTCCGTCGATTGCGAAAGGTCACTATCAAATATCCGTTTCGAGCATCATATGTTCGACGAGAGGACGTCTTCAACTTTTTTCAGTTCCTTGAAGGCGCGGCAGACGTTGAAGTGATACCAATCGACCAGTGA
- a CDS encoding DNA repair protein rhp54, translating to MQNRYRPRPVATADGNVKTPLQPKSVNVLDRLIKPFKCPGSATHTRASDKPARKRRKVNYADADGSVEDGAEKAYTNDDRLALATREVNKFPVFKPKDSDTAFRQRFRVPLVNKNTGEYNAGRPAPTLGMRQGATFVAKPLHDPSGEFAIVLYDPTIDDVPEEAESKPEEPKEPAGPKLDEPLVHKSLADILGIKKKVEGRPKVPVVIDPRLSKILRPHQVEGVKFLYRCTTGLIDKNANGCIMADGMGLGKTLQCISLMWTLLKQDPEAGKTTIQKCVIACPSSLVGNWANELTKWLGKDATTPFAIDGKATKAELTSQIKQWAIASGRSVVRPVLIVSYETLRMYVDALKDTPIGLLLCDEGHRLKNKESLTWMALNSLNVSRRVILSGTPIQNDLSEYFSLLHFANPNLLGSQNEFRKRFEIPILRGRDAAGTEEDRKLGDERLRELSAIVNKFIIRRTNDILSKYLPVKYEHVVFCNMAPFQLDLYNHFIQSPEIRSLLRGKGSQPLKAIGILKKLCNHPDLLNLSEDLPGCEHTFPEDYAPPEARGRDRDVKTWYSGKMMVLDRMLARIRQDTNDKIVLISNYTQTLDLFEKLCRSRGYGSLRLDGTMNIKKRTKLVDKFNNPDGEEFIFLLSSKAGGCGLNLIGANRLVLFDPDWNPAADQQALARVWRDGQKKDCFVYRFIATGSIEEKIFQRQSHKQSLSSCVVDSAEDVERHFSLESLRELFQFKPETRSDTHDTFKCKRCREDGTQFVKAPAMLYGDTSSWNHFVNNGENGPLAKIQDLLIRQETGERDVSSVFQYISH from the exons ATGCAAAACAGGTATCGCCCTCGGCCGGTCGCCACTGCGGACGGCAACGTCAAGACTCCCCTACAGCCAAAATCTGTAAATGTGCTGGATCGACTCATCAAACCATTCAAATGCCCCGGATCAGCGACACATACACGCGCATCGGACAAGCCAGCacggaagagaagaaaggtCAACTACGCAGATGCAGACGGCAGCGTTGAGGATGGCGCAGAAAAGGCATACACAAACGATGACCGTCTGGCGTTAGCAACTCGTGAAGTGAACAAATTTCCCGTCTTCAAGCCGAAAGACTCGGATACGGCATTCAGACAGAGGTTTCGGGTCCCCCTCGTGAATAAGAATACTGGTGAATACAATGCTGGACGACCAGCTCCTACCCTCGGCATGCGCCAAGGCGCCACATTTGTTGCGAAGCCACTCCATGACCCAAGTGGAGAGTTCGCAATTGTTCTGTATGATCCAACGATTGACGACGTTCCCGAGGAGGCTGAATCAAAGCCAGAAGAGCCCAAGGAGCCAGCGGGGCCCAAATTGGACGAGCCCTTGGTACATAAGAGCCTGGCGGATATTTTGGGCATTAAGAAGAAGGTTGAAGGAAGACCAAAGGTGCCCGTTGTGATCGATCCGAGGCTGTCAAAGATCTTGCGACCGCATCAGGTAGAAGGGGTAAAA TTCTTGTATCGTTGTACGACTGGTCTGATTGATAAGAATGCGAACGGTTGCATTATGGCAGACGGAATGGGTCTCGGAAAGACA TTGCAATGTATCTCTTTAATGTGGACACTACTGAAGCAAGACCCAGAGGCTGGAAAGACGACAATACAGAAATGCGTAATCGCATGTCCGTCCAGTCTGGTGGGTAATTGGGCAAATGAATTGACGAAGTGGCTCGGCAAAGACGCAACAACCCCCTTTGCCATTGACGGCAAGGCCACCAAAGCCGAGCTCACCTCGCAGATCAAGCAGTGGGCCATTGCCTCAGGTCGCAGTGTTGTGAGACCTGTGCTCATTGTGTCATACGAGACACTTCGTATGTATGTCGACGCTCTCAAGGATACCCCGATCGGTCTCCTTCTATGCGACGAAGGACATCGGctcaaaaacaaagaaagctTGACATGGATGGCTTTGAACAGTCTCAATGTCAGCCGTCGTGTCATCCTGTCCGGCACACCCATCCAGAATGACTTGTCTGAATACTTTTCCTTACTTCATTTCGCCAACCCTAATCTTCTGGGCTCACAGAATGAGTTCAGAAAGAGATTCGAAATCCCCATTCTTCGTGGTCGGGATGCCGCCGGCACCGAAGAGGACAGAAAGCTAGGTGATGAACGTCTGCGAGAGCTGTCGGCTATCGTCAACAAGTTCATCATCCGCCGCACGAACGACATCTTGTCCAAGTACCTGCCTGTGAAGTACGAGCATGTGGTTTTCTGTAATATGGCCCCCTTCCAGCTGGATCTCTACAACCACTTTATCCAAAGCCCCGAGATTCGCAGTCTGCTTCGAGGGAAAGGCAGTCAGCCGTTGAAGGCGATCGGCATTTTAAAGAAGCTTTGCAACCACCCAGATCTTCTGAACCTGTCCGAGGATCTTCCTGGTTGTGAACACACTTTCCCGGAGGATTATGCCCCTCCAGAAGCCCGTGGACGTGACCGGGACGTTAAGACGTGGTATTCGGGCAAAATGATGGTGCTGGACCGCATGCTTGCCCGGATCCGGCAAGACACAAATGACAAGATTGTGCTCATCAGCAACTACACACAAACTCTCGATCTGTTCGAGAAGTTATGCCGGTCGCGTGGGTATGGCAGCCTGCGACTGGATGGCACCATGAATATCAAAAAGCGAACCAAGCTTGTGGATAAGTTCAACAACCCGGATGGCGAAGAGTTCATTTTCCTTCTCAGTAGTAAGGCTGGAGGATGTGGTCTCAACCTCATCGGTGCCAACCGGCTGGTTCTATTTGACCCCGACTGGAACCCGGCCGCTGACCAGCAAGCCCTGGCCCGCGTCTGGCGTGACGGCCAGAAGAAAGACTGTTTTGTCTATCGATTTATCGCTACGGGATCAATCGAGGAGAAAATTTTCCAACGTCAATCTCACAAGCAGTCTCTTTCCTCCTGTGTGGTTGACTCCGCAGAGGATGTTGAGCGCCATTTCTCTCTTGAGTCTCTACGAGAACTGTTTCAGTTCAAGCCCGAGACTCGCAGTGACACACACGATACGTTCAAGTGCAAGCGTTGTCGTGAGGATGGTACCCAATTTGTCAAGGCGCCTGCGATGCTTTATGGCGACACCAGTTCATGGAATCACTTTGTCAATAATGGGGAGAATGGTCCGCTGGCTAAGATTCAGGACTTGCTCATCCGGCAGGAGACTGGCGAGAGAGATGTGTCCTCGGTCTTCCAGTATATCAGTCATTAA
- a CDS encoding Zinc finger protein bud20 — MGALRRIKTKRRTRDYDQVLADIDSPRHLSQYKETKDVEDLPGLGQHYCMECSKWFESEYNLKAHTKGKNHKRRLRILKEEPHSQRIAEAAVGLGAPDNGKRREEDNVEMKD, encoded by the exons ATGGGTGCCCTTCGCAGAATCAAGACCAAGCGTCGCACAAG AGACTACGACCAGGTCCTAGCCGACATCGATTCCCCGCGCCACTTGTCGCAATACAAGGAGACCAAGGATGTCGAGGATCTACCGGGACTGGGACAACACTACTGCATGGAATGCTCCAAGTGGTTCGAGAGTGAATACAACCTGAAGGCGCACACAAAGGGCAAGAACCACAAGCGCAG ACTGCGTATCCTCAAGGAAGAACCTCACAGCCAACGGATCGCGGAAGCCGCTGTTGGCCTCGGAGCTCCTGACAATGGCAAGCGTCGGGAGGAAGACAACGTGGAGATGAAAGATTGA
- a CDS encoding Aconitate hydratase, translating to MISTRLARAGALAPKFRLLSGTRAFATVNNDVLDKKVEMTIHEKGNYINYKKMSENLDIVRGRLQRPLTYAEKVLYSHLDDPHGQEIERGTSYLKLRPDRVACQDATAQMAILQFMSAGMPSVQTPTTVHCDHLIEAQVGGEKDLARANEINKEVYDFLASATAKYNIGFWKPGSGIIHQIVLENYAFPGGLMIGTDSHTPNAGGLGMAAIGVGGADAVDVMAGLPWELKAPKVIGVRLTGEMSGWTTPKDIILKVAGLLTVKGGTGAIIEYHGPGVNSLSCTGMGTICNMGAEIGATTSIFPFNDRMYDYLKATKRQNIGDFSRDYAAQLREDEGAEYDQLIEINLSELEPHINGPFTPDLATPISQFKEAVKANKWPEELKVGLIGSCTNSSYEDMSRAASIARDALDHGLKSKSLFTITPGSEQIRATIERDGQMATMEEYGGVILANACGPCIGQWDRKDVKKGEANSIISSYNRNFTGPNDANPATHAFVASPDIVVAMTVAGTLNFNPLTDKLKDANGNEFMLKAPTGDGLPERGYDPGQNTYQAPPADRSSVNVAVSPTSDRLQVLAGFSKWDGKNAEKIPILIKCQGKTTTDHISMAGPWLKYRGHLDNISNNMLIGAINEENGEANKVKNAFTGKYDAVPATARDYKARGVKWVVIGDWNYGEGSSREHAALEPRHLGGLAIITRSFARIHETNLKKQGMLPLTFTDPADYDKIRPEDKVDLMCTELAVGKPMTLRVHPADGSKTFDVSLSHTFNESQIEWFHDGSALNTMARKAGN from the exons ATGATCTCCACTCGGCTTGCGCGTGCCGGTGCGCTG GCTCCCAAGTTCCGCCTT CTCAGCGGAACCCGGGCCTTCGCTACCGTGAACAATGATGTCCTGGACAAGAAGGTCGAGATGACCATCCACGAGAAGGGCAACTACATCAACTACAAGAAGATGTCCGAGAACCTCGATATTGTCCGTGGTCGCCTGCAGCGCCCTCTCACATACGCCGAGAAGGTTCTGTACTCTCACCTTGACGACCCCCACGGTCAGGAGATTGAGCGCGGTACCTCTTACCTGAAGCTGCGCCCCGACCGCGTTGCTTGCCAGGATGCTACTGCCCAGATGGCCATTCTGCAGTTCATGTCCGCTGGCATGCCCTCCGTGCAGACCCCCACCACCGTCCACTGCGACCACTTGATTGAGGCCCAGGTTGGTGGTGAGAAGGATTTGGCCCGTGCCAACGAGATCAACAAGGAGGTCTATGACTTCCTTGCCTCGGCCACTGCCAAGTACAACATCGGTTTCTGGAAGCCCGGTTCCGGTATCATTCACCAGATCGTCCTGGAGAACTACGCTTTCCCCGGTGGTCTGATGATCGGTACTGACTCTCACACCCCCAACGCCGGTGGTCTCGGCATGGCCGCCATCGGTGTCGGTGGTGCTGACGCCGTCGATGTCATGGCTGGTCTCCCCTGGGAGCTGAAGGCCCCCAAGGTCATTGGTGTCCGCCTGACTGGCGAGATGTCTGGCTGGACCACCCCCAAGGATATCATTCTCAAGGTTGCTGGTCTCCTCACCGTCAAGGGTGGTACCGGTGCCATCATTGAGTACCACGGTCCCGGTGTCAACTCCCTGTCCTGCACTGGTATGGGTACCATCTGTAACATGGGTGCCGAGATCGGTgccaccacctccatcttccccttCAACGACCGCATGTACGACTACCTGAAGGCCACCAAGCGTCAGAACATTGGTGACTTCTCCCGCGATTATGCTGCTCAGCTCCGCGAGGACGAGGGTGCCGAGTACGACCAGCTCATTGAGATCAACCTGTCTGAGCTCGAGCCCCACATCAACGGTCCCTTCACTCCCGATCTTGCCACTCCCATCTCTCAGTTCAAGGAGGCCGTCAAGGCCAACAAGTGGcccgaggagctcaaggtCGGTCTGATCGGTTCTTGCACCAACTCCTCCTACGAGGACATGTCCCGTGCCGCTTCCATCGCCCGCGACGCTCTCGACCACGGTCTGAAGTCCAAGTCTCTGTTCACCATCACCCCCGGTTCCGAGCAGATTCGTGCCACCATCGAGCGTGACGGCCAGATGGCCACCATGGAGGAGTACGGCGGTGTCATCCTTGCCAACGCCTGTGGCCCCTGCATTGGTCAGTGGGACCGCAAGGACGTCAAGAAGGGTGAGGCCAACTCCATCATCTCTTCTTACAACCGTAACTTCACTGGCCCTAACGACGCCAACCCTGCCACCCACGCCTTCGTCGCCTCCCCCGACATTGTCGTCGCCATGACCGTGGCCGGTACCCTCAACTTCAACCCCCTCACCGACAAGCTGAAGGATGCCAACGGCAACGAGTTCATGCTCAAGGCCCCCACCGGTGACGGTCTGCCCGAGCGTGGCTACGACCCCGGCCAGAACACCTACCAGGCTCCTCCCGCCGACCGCAGCTCCGTCAACGTTGCCGTCTCCCCCACCAGTGACCGTCTCCAGGTCCTTGCTGGCTTCTCCAAGTGGGACGGCAAGAACGCCGAGAAGATCCCCATCCTGATCAAGTGCCAGGGCAAGACTACCACCGACCACATCTCCATGGCTGGCCCCTGGTTGAAGTACCGTGGTCACTTGGACAACATCTCCAACAACATGCTGATCGGTGCCATCAACGAGGAGAACGGTGAGGCCAACAAGGTCAAGAACGCCTTCACTGGCAAGTACGACGCTGTCCCCGCCACTGCCCGTGACTACAAGGCCCGCGGTGTCAAGTGGGTTGTCATTGGTGACTGGAACTACGGTGAGGGTTCTTCCCGTGAGCACGCCGCTCTGGAGCCCCGCCACCTCGGTGGTCTGGCCATCATCACCCGCTCCTTCGCTCGTATCCACGAGACCAACCTGAAGAAGCAGGGTATGCTGCCTCTCACCTTCACCGACCCCGCCGACTACGACAAGATCCGTCCCGAGGACAAGGTTGACCTGATGTGCACTGAGCTCGCCGTTGGCAAGCCCATGACTCTCCGTGTCCACCCCGCCGATGGCAGCAAGACCTTCGACGTCTCCCTCAGCCACACCTTCAACGAGTCCCAGATTGAGTGGTTCCACGACGGTTCCGCCCTGAACACCATGGCTCGCAAGGCTGGCAACTAA
- a CDS encoding Atrochrysone carboxyl ACP thioesterase — protein MATQLVALPEVERLSASVIRILGANPGKRILIDSGQGEEAWAKNLQTVLTDEKATVHQALLTHWHGDHVGGVADLKRLCPQVQVFKCALELDGESEEYARIEDGQVFRVEGATLKALFTPGHTEDHMAFVLEEEDAIFTGDNVLGHGTAVFENLKVYLASLHRMRERVGGRGYPGHGAVLESAAVRIQEYIKHRQQREEEVIRVLRYGQLEAPVGVVDSEIEARPALTPLQVVKQIYVGVPESLHLPASHGVSLVLEKLREEGKTVQEASGAWRLVGGKSTL, from the exons ATGGCAACGCAACTTGTGGCTCTTCCGGAGGTGGAGCGTCTCAGTGCTTCGGTGATTCGAATTCTCGGCGCTAATCCGGGCAAG CGTATCCTCATCGACAGCGGCCAAGGCGAAGAGGCATGGGCTAAGAATCTCCAGACGGTGCTGACTGATGAGAAAGCCACGGTGCACCAGGCCCTGCTGACTCACTGGCATGGCGATCATGTCGGCGGGGTGGCTGATCTCAAGCGGCTCTGTCCGCAGGTGCAGGTCTTCAAGTGTGCCCTGGAGCTGGATGGGGAGTCGGAGGAGTATGCGCGGATCGAGGATGGACAGGTCTTTCGGGTGGAGGGAGCCACGTTAAAAGCCTTGTTTACGCCGGGTCATACAGAGGACCACATGGCTTTTGtgttggaggaggaagacgcGATCTTTACAGGTGACA ATGTCCTCGGCCACGGAACCGCCgtctttgagaatctcaaggtCTACCTGGCCAGTCTCCATCGGATGCGCGAACGCGTCGGGGGTCGTGGATACCCCGGTCACGGAGCCGTCCTCGAAAGTGCCGCGGTGCGCATCCAGGAGTACATCAAACATCGACAGCAGCGTGAGGAAGAAGTGATTCGTGTACTGCGCTACGGTCAACTGGAAGCTCCCGTGGGGGTGGTGGATTCCGAGATTGAGGCCCGTCCAGCGTTGACGCCGCTGCAGGTGGTGAAACAGATTTATGTGGGAGTTCCGGAGAGTTTACATCTACCGGCGTCGCATGGAGTCTCGTTGGTGTTGGAGAAGTTAAGGGAGGAAGGGAAGACGGTGCAGGAGGCCTCGGGGGCGTGGAGACTCGTTGGAGGGAAGAGCACGCTGTGA